A window of Phaseolus vulgaris cultivar G19833 chromosome 4, P. vulgaris v2.0, whole genome shotgun sequence genomic DNA:
ttatgttttctaTAGAATCTTAGGATATATGATCTAGATGTGACTTTATCACAATATCTTGATTTTTAtgcaaaaaaattatgttttgtttgaaaacaatttaaatgtttaaaatCAAGTGAGAATGTTATTTGGGTTTTTGGTTAATATaggattttttaaaatgttttgaaTTTGATACTCTTGTTGAGATGTTGATATAGTGGTTAGATTAAGTATGTTAGAGTATAGAGTTTCTTAAGTTGAGTTTTGAATATGGTTTAGATGACTAAAGTTAGTTTCATATAGTTTTCCATACATTAGTTTATGAGTTTGATGTGAATGAATGTACATATATAATTAGTTTGAATGATCAAGGTTGAATTGAAATGAGTGAAGAATAATAATTGAGCAAATTATGATTGTTTGATCATTTTGAATGAAAGTTGTATTTATTAAAGTGGTTTTGAGTATAActtttgaaaacaaatttgatTTTGCTGCACGCATTTTGATTTTCTATTTAAGTAAAGGAATTTTTGTCACGCGAAAGTAGAGTAGAAATTCAATATTTGTTCGTTCAACTGAAggattttttactaaaatgaaaatatatttgaaacttAACTTTTGCTTTCGGTCCCATTTTCACTAAAAAGGAATTTTTTACTAAGTGAAAATAGAGTTGAAATTCAATCATTGTTATTGACTAAATTTTCactcaaatgaaaaaaaaaaaatctttcaagCAAGACAATTTTATCtcatactaaaaaaattattttttatctctttaattgaatgtgaatatttaaaacaaatatgaatagaatattaaattatatatgtgAAGAACTAATCAAAACACAAGAAGCGAtgattgaattgtgttttaaaacttttttgtaaattttcgCAAATATCTTCTTATTGGTTTTACACTTGATAAACGATCTATTAAAGACCTTAAAAAAACTTAGTCTGAAAATCCCCTTCTTAAGTTAACACGGATGTAATAACATGTTATTTTAACAACATAAGGAAGGAAGAAAATATTTAGAGATTTTTATAGTAGTTTGTATGATACCACAAATAAACATATTGAGTTTCATTGTTCAGACTAACATTGCAAGTTACAATACGAGTATTCTTTCGGCTCGTAGTCACTCGTGGCTAAACCGTTCAAATATTGTTTCAGAATGTAGTCACCCACAACTAACCCATCAAGTATCCTTTAAACACTTAGTCACTTTTAGCAAAAACTCGAAAATTGTTTTGGAACGTAGTCACTCATAGTTAACTCACTGAGTATTCTTTAACAAACAATCATTCCTTACTAAAACACTAAGATGTGATAAAAATGATCACAAAGGGTTCTTCACTTGAGAGGGTTTTGATGTGAATAATATTTAAACTCTCTCTACTATTTGCTACTGAACACAATAATGTTCTTTCCTACAGCTATAAAGCTAGGAAGCTTAAGATCTTGTGCATGTTCTTGTATCAagacatttatatatatatatatatatatatatatattgaaaaaaagaGTTGTTGCACATCATGTCTAGCCATTGTGAGATTATTTTTCTTGCATCTAAGTGTGCTTTGAGGCTTCCTTGGCAACACCTCTAAAGCATAACAAAGCTTACAAGCTTGGGTAGGTGGCTTTCTCCCTTTTAAGCAAAGCGTATGACATAACATAGTTGGCTATCTTGACAGTGTTGACAATTTGGTTTTTCTAGAGAAGTTGTTTGCATGAAACAACTTTCaacatatttttgaaagaaataTATGATGTTGACAAGATATTGCGAGatattcttaaaagattgaAGAAGCTTGTAATTCTCACAAGCATAAAATAGGTTTTATGACCATCATgaggctttttttttttttaaccaaaATGGGGtcgttttcaaaaaaattacaaatatgggcaagtcgtgccaacttgacacgactttatATACAGAAGTCGTggcaagttggcacgacttctgccacgtcaacccttgaagtcgtgtcaacttggcacgactttgtccacgtcatatatatatatatatatatattaatttttttgtaaaattttcttatttagatattgactagtaagttatgtaatgtttaaaattaatttgatacataattttctaaaggtgttagttttaagcaataaaaaaatgaataattgtgtatggatcatgtttgacgataatgtaatatattaatttggttattagattaataaaaaatatgaaaaacaaaaaaaatgttcatattgcaAAACCGAAGGTCACAATAAAAGTAATTGTCCGCACAAACAAGtttgataataaaattcaatttcaagtttgattattaattttctcattttctttaccTAAGTATTTATAccttcataaaaaaatttatttatcaaattaatttcaaatattacataacttataattttaattataattaaataattttaatatatatttatttaaaaacaattctttttttaaaaaatatgatgtggacaaagtcgtgccaagttgacacgacttcagacTGACGTGGCAAAGTCGTgacaacttggcacgacttctacatatgaagtcgtgccaacttggcacgacttgccccatatttgtaatttttttgacaacgaccccattttggtaaaaaaaaaaaaaaaaagactccATGATGGTAAAAAAACCCATAAAATAAGCATTTACTAAAGGATTTTAACATATGTCTCAGAAGTGTTCAAGGCTTTCATCTATTAAATGAAGTATACTCGTTTATGTTTgtataaacaaaatttgatcaaaTGATGCACGTGCACAATACTTGCGCCCGACATGATTTTGTAAAACATAACATTATGTTTTGCACTTTAATTGTTTAAACGTACAATCAAAACCaaatacataatttatttaatttggaTCTAACATTATAGTTAACTAATTCGTGGTTTTGTTTAAACGAGTTATGTTGTATGAAAATGGTTGTTGAGAATGATGAAAGTTGTATGAATTTGGGTCACACATTTGGAATGATATATGAACCATGGCTTGATTTATGTAAGTAAAGacacatttttaataaaaaaaaaagatcccCTGACTTCAATGATAATCTAAGTCACATACACTAAGATATCATGTGGTGAGAAGTTTAGGAAGAGAGTTATTATACACTATGTCATGTGTAGATATGCAACTTAAGTTGTAGTAAACTTATCCTAATCCATTACTTTTAGGTTTGGTTGTTAATTTAAATCTTGATTTTGATTAGCTTTTAGTCCTCTGAAAGACTTCAATTCATCTTCCATTTGTTgaatatgcacaaattctttaACCTTAAGTTCAAACttagttattaaaataaaaaataaatatagatgCAAAATTAGAAGTCACGAGTCATATGTTGAAgttttttctataattaaaaattgtgAAAGTCCATCTAACTTGAAAACAAAAGCACAACAATAtgcaattaatataatttaaataaccAGTTACGTgtcaaaataacaaaataaaattatgataaatatcTTCCAAAACTAGGCTAATTTTCTGGAATAATAAATGtaaattatgataattaaattGATAATCATCCTTGTCATTAAGACAAAAGCATGTATATTACTGTTTTTTCCATTATTCATTTTcctatattattaaaatattcaatcAAATCCTATATAAAAACACCGTAAAACAtgtctatttttattattttatatttacaagccattttaattaaaattttcaccaaatacttataatttaatttaatatttttaattatcaagtaattagtttttcaattttgaacTAATTATGAGAAAGACCTTActcattcattattttttattaaaaactaaatatgcaTGACAACACTCCTGTAAACAAATAGATGGCCATTTTTTAACAGTATCTTTAATTTGATTATTGCCTGCTTTAcattttcagtttttattttcatttttaattaaaaatatttttcttcttatttgtcaaaatatataaaaattataaaagtattttttgttattttctgtACAACTCTTAGAAAATTTATTCCCAAACCAAAAGCTTCGGAATTGGTTTCTGGGCCTTGATTACCTTATAGAAgaaaatttcttcctgcacctatACTTTACAGTGACACCTCTATTTTGTAGTGTTGAACAAATGTCTACACTGTATAATCTGTATATGGAATACTTTTTATTTCTCTAAGGGGGTGTAAAAAGaaatttccttatttttatagtGCTGCGTTACGGATCCCCGGGTTTAAGTTTGGAGGCCCATGAAACAAAGTATGTCCTAGTCCATCtctattaattttgtttatattttattatgtaaaattattgatatactTGTGCATGGATAactttattaattatttcataaaaaatatattaatgcaTATTGATTATTTCATAAAAACTATATTAATGCATATTGATTATTTCATAAATACTATATTAATGCATATTGATTATTTCATAAatactatattaatattttttttcacaacaaatttgagataaaaaaattattaatgacctgctaaaaaattcattttttttctgcacATCTTCAAGCCAGCTCACAAATCCATAGACTCACAGTTTTTGTGgatcagataaaaaaaaaaactgaccAGCTTCATGTTGAATCCATCTCAGAATATAATATATGGAGTGGACCAACTTATCTTATCATCTTATATTAAACATCATAATGTAACTGGtttgtattataaatttttatacctaatatttttaatgataacataataagaaaaaacaaattcttatacataatatattttgaagtaAGAAGGTCCACTGATttcatttaaaaactattttttatcgataataaataaatttaattaaaaagaatatttatgaaatattcCAATTCATATTCCAATTAAATTTATGGAATATTTATGGTATTACATCTCTATTATTTTGAACAAACATCTCATTTTGGACTTTTTTTTCCTATacctccataagttcttctgcCACTCCCATTTACAACGTAAAAAATACCTTTTTAGCCTTTTTGTGTCATCCTTATAGAGTaatttccggattatgtaatccggacatgcatttgaaaaaagacttccggattacgtaatccagaatattacagaggagtatttttggaaatatgaaaaattatggaagtgagagaaaaatatatggaggtgaaGGAAGAAAGAGTTTTGAACCTCAAGGAGGACAAGTAAGGAAAAAATCTTTTAGGAGATAAGACATTTGAGTTAAGATTTGTAACGAGTTAAGAACTTGAAttagaaggaaaagaaagaaggaagaaaatTATATTCAAAACCTTGACCAAACAAATCAAGATATTTATCCAAGatcttttcttcctttttttggGATAGGATTATAGATATTTTCTATGCCTTTCTTTTTACCTTTAACCTCAAAATGatgttgaaaatattatttcatgttATTTGTACCTTTAGATTCTTTTGCATACTGTcaactatttatttaaatgaacACTTTTAGACAAAATTTACTCATATAGATAAGTTGTAAGTTGTTCATTGTTAAGAAGTCGTGCAAGCAtgacataaatttatatttatcaaaGTGAAGTCATGTCATGACAtgacactataaaaaaaaagatattttttttatcgacagtGACAAACAAAAGTCAACgctaaacataaataaatatttcttttaaatatttactctagagttttcttttaaaataaatatattttttaacaaaaatcaaCATATAAACACTTTTAACACGTTGAAAATGATTTTAACTAAAACAAATAAGAATTTATTATAGTTTGAATACACATACATATTGTCATgaataatcaaattattaatcacactcaaataaataataagactTTATGATCTggtatttttttgaaaataaaacgaacaaaacatatataaaatttgCAAGTTTTGTAACCTAATAGAATTACCACCATGCATAAACACTTTAAGATTTTAACTCCAAAAGTAAGTGGGATTCATGACTTATTAAGCATAACTAAACATAGGATTCAACCATGAAAAAGTCATTTccatacaaaatataaaaggtTTCTGCAATTATTGTGAAATTTCAAATATGTTTGTAATGATTCTCACTGTCTTCAATCATCATGATTCTTGATGTTCTTACTTGGCATGATCTTGAGGAAACCTCTTTTGTTGAAGCAAACAATGATAATAAGATGAAGAAGTGTCATTGCAATGGCTACTCTCCATGTAAACATAAGACCCATAGTGAAACCTATCACCACTGCACAAATTGTTTGAACCACTACACCCATTTTCTCTCCCATTAAAGGCATAACCTGATACACCAAGAAGGGTATAATGTAAgtaaaaggagaaaagaataattctaagttataataaaattattaaataataattaaattttaaaaaaataattagtcattatattaactaaattatataatattttaaaaactatttgtcaataaaaaaaactattttaaaaaatataaaataatttatattattaataaatttataaaataatttctattatttaaattagctaccaagaatttaattactaattacttaatattttttcatttatttgttagtggttatatactaatttaaaaactattttattacaCTCATTCTTAAAAATTggagtataaaaaaaatgttctattttatttaattttctgcttaaaaaaaatacaacctATAGCATGAAATAGCATAATATAAGTTAAAACAAAGTCATAAAGAGAAATACTCATAAGAGTGGCTATTAAAAAATAGTGATactagaaagaaaaatatttaaaggaaCTCATTTATGCTGCAACTATAATAAGAATGAAGCAAACTTATTCTTAACTATAATATAACCACAAGGGATACAATTTACTTGCTTGAAAGTAAAATTAACAACACAAATGGCATCATTTTCGGCAATATTGTGTTAGATATTTCCAAGTATTATTAATTACATGCAGATTTTCACCaaaataacatataaattaCATTGTTTTATCGTATATATTTCACATTAATATGCAACTGTTTGTTCTTTAAATATAGAATAAAGATTCATGACATGCAACAAAGCACAGAGAAATTGGCccaaagtaataataaaaacataccACATTTTCTTGGACAAATTTATGGCAAAGATCACATCTGAAAGTTTCCTTCTGAACGAACCATCCATCTCCAATGGGAAGAATCTTTGAAACCCTTTTGATTAAATACTCTTTCATGCAAATAATGTTATAGGGTTGGTGGAAGACATTAGCAATGAAGGAGATGACAACCAAACCTAGGAAACAAAACGAATACATCTTTGTCTTCCTTGTTATCTCATCATGACATGAGAGAAAGTAAACAAATATGACTGAACACATAATTGTGCAAAACAACAGTGCAATGAAACAACCTAAATATGTTTGCTTCCACTTGGGAATGCTCAGTGTTGGCTTTTCATCCTCAACAACATTCTCTTCAACTTTGTCATAATTAGGAAATTTTCTGGTGAACTCCTTCAGCAGATCTTGGTGGTCCTTGAAAATGACAGCAAGCTAGAGAAAAGAGAGAACACATTCAAGAGATTCAACAGAAATATCTCAGATAAATGGTTCTGACAGAAAATGGTGCTTTGCTCCTTAAAAGGACAACACACTTACCTCACCATGAAGATCACAGGTTGTCTTTCTCTTATCTTCTTTGTACGTTTTGATACTCATCAAGAATGACTGATAAAGATGCTCATCATCTTTGAATCGTTCCTATTTGAAAGCAATAAACATATCAATATTACAACTACAGGAATCAACAATGATATCATATGATAACCTCATTATTAATCACCTTTATGTTGTCAACCAAACGGACTAGTTCCTGAGAAGGTTCGTCCTTAAGTTTGATCTCATGCTCCTTTGGCAAGAAAGCGTTGAATCTCAAAATCAAACTGCTGTGCCCTTTCAGTAACTCTTTCACCCTCGCAGCAACAACCTCAGAGGTAATCCTGGAATACCAAAACAAATATCAGAGAACACTTCACTTCTCAAAATCATAAGAAAAACTGAACCTTTGATTTGCATGATCTCAGTAAATGTCTTTAGGAGATAGTTAACTCGAGTATCAGTTCTTTGCATTAAGATTTTTCAGTTGTTGTAAGAGAAGTTAGAAAATAAGAGTTTCAATCAGGTTTTTGGTATAAGATGGTATATGGGTTGAAGTATCCTAATTAGGGAGAGAATCTACCTTTCAGCCTTGTAATCTTTCAGGATCTGGATCAACATGTCATACTTCTCCCTTTCGTTCCAAAACACATCTTTGGCTCTATTCAGAAAATTCAAGGCATCATTCATACTAGTTCTCTGGGGAGTACTTTGAGGGAGTTCGTTTTGTCTGAGGCTTCATTCATGCACAGAAAGCAAACTCATTCACTTTTAGATACCTAGAATTTTAACAACCATAAATGCTAATATCTAAATGCATCAAATGTTCTATCATTGAATCAAACTAcccaaaatttattatattcctATCTTCTTTAGGTCTACACCACACATAAATCAATCTTCTAAACTTGAATCAAAATTAACCATTTAGGATTCACACACATACAACTTGAacacataaatttatttcaaaagcCATGATCCCAGCAGAGAACCCTTCCCAAAGTCAAATTAAGCTAAGCTAAACACAATCCTAAGTAAGGTGATGATGATAAACCAGAATTGAAGAGCACATGAGAGAAGAAACAGACCCTTGTTGTTCCATCTTCAGAAAATAGGGCAACCAGAGATTTCAGAAAGGAATTGAATTGGTGGAAAAAAGGAGCACTGAAAAGTGAAGTTTTTCAAGGTTTTATCCAAAATAGGGCAAAGTCAGTGAATGTATGTTGTCTGAAATGTTGTGGTGTGTTGTCTGAACCACTTCATTCATGTGTCATGTGGGTCATATACTACTACCACCAAGCCTGGCCCAtactatatatttttctaaaaaatataaaataagttaaaatcataaaaatattttaaaaaattaattatgtttttaattttgtgtttacaCAAATTATCAAGcttgaaaacaaaatattacaataatACTCTTAAAAAAATGTAACGCTAGTTCGTTgtctaatttaatataatatgaaaaataacattattaattatttcataaaaactatattaattcatattagttatttcataaataatatattaatgcATATCAATTGTTTCATAAAtactatattaatatattttttcataacaaatttgagataaaaaattattaatgacctgctaaaaaaattctattttttctttcacaTCTTGGAGCCAGCTCACAAATCCATGGACTGACAATTTTTGTGGGGgatcaaataaaaaaactcaCCAGCTTCATGTTGAATTCATCTCAGAATATAATATATGAAGTGGACCAATTTATCTTAGCATCTCATATTAAGCATAATAATGTAACTGTAGTTtgtaaaataagttaaaatcataaaaatatttaaaaataataattatgcgtttaattttgtgtttgcACAAATTATCAAGCATGAAAACAAAAGATTACAATACTAAAAAAACGTAACACTAGTTCGTTGTTAATTTAATCGAATATAATATGatttcaatatatataaaaaataatgcgttttttttttcttttgatatgAATTGTCAACTTTTGTTTACATTGTAATTAAAAACCgaatgaaatatatataatagtaatatatatatatatagtcggTTGAGGTATTTATTCATCACTTcattattgtttatattttttatgtaattttttatattcattattctatattaaaaaatcataaccCTTGTAATGTAGAAATTAAGTGTTTTGTTTATTGTTCATTTAGGGATAATTGATAGgttaattttgattatatataattgaatttacaaataattttgaacattttaaaTATGTAAGTAATGAGCATAAGAACTCTTAAtcacaaataaaaaatgtctctaaaacattttaaatatgtttGCATCACTtcattatcttttttatttttttttatttttttttctctttggttTAATGTTTACTCTCACTTTTCATTGAAATAATAAGTCCTCTTTGGGTCTTTCTCACAAAGATATATTGGCTATATAATAGCTTCTTTATGGGGTGAGCACACATatataattcattaaaaaaacttattttccaTAATAGTAATCAATATTGTGGATTTTAGAGTTTAGGATTTTCAGTCATTAAGCTGTAGTTAATTATAAGTTTTATGGGATTTTTCGACTTAATTCAATTGACTCTTATGTAAAATACATGAAATCAAATCCAAATTAATTGTTGTAAATTTAAGCATTTAAGACTTTTTTACTAAAagtttaataataatacattACACATTAGCTAAACAAATAAACGATCTATATAGAACATGAGCATAATCAAATTATTAATgcttcaattaaaataaaaataaaacaaaacctTTACCATGCAATATATGTAACCCTTTTACATAAGAAATAATTCCCCACCCAAGAAATGTATCCCATGTAGCAATGATAAAATGAACAATGAATTAGGAAAGATAAGTAAAATGAATACAAACTAAAACAATTATCATATACTATTTTCTCTAGTGTTTTAGTCTAATAGAATTAATATAGCCTTGCAAAAAAATTTCAAGTTAAGTTCAAATTTATCTATGCTAATAGTTGAAGTTTGTGTATTGCTTCCCGTGTGAATAGAGTCAAAagagtaattaaaaataattaaagtccATCTAACTCGAAAACAGAAGAATAACTAATGcaattaatatagtttaaataACCAGTTACTCgtgaaaaacacaaaaataaatgtttgaaataattaaatctattaatTTTCCAAAACTCAGCTAATTTTTCGGTCTTACTATTTTTCTGGTTTAATGAATGTAAGTTATGGTTGATGTATAGAACTAATAATCATCCTTGTCATTATAACATGTTTTAGATTTTGTTTGCATAATAAGAAAGCACATAATATGTTCTTAATGACAAATAGATTATAGTTAGCTTAATAAAGGAGTAAAACACCTTATCCTCATTTCCTCCTAAAATCTACACACCATCTCACTTTgatttttcaaaagtttttgtCATTATaacatgttttaattttatataatttgttcTTCAACGACAAATAAATTATAGTTTCTCTTCTCTCTATTTGTTTCTCTTCCAAGCAAGGTCTTATCTTCGTTTTACGGCATTTTGGTGACATAAATCTTCATGTTACCCATCCATATCTTCTCTAATTGTTTTTCCAATTCTGTCGTTTCTTATGCACTATGAACTTTTTTTATcggtaagaaaaaataaataaatatgaatcactttaGGAGTgactcaacccttatacaaaccaTAACACAATAAATTTCCACACCCCTTCCAAACAACCTAACCTTCACAAACTT
This region includes:
- the LOC137836369 gene encoding ABC transporter B family member 15-like; translated protein: MNDALNFLNRAKDVFWNEREKYDMLIQILKDYKAERITSEVVAARVKELLKGHSSLILRFNAFLPKEHEIKLKDEPSQELVRLVDNIKERFKDDEHLYQSFLMSIKTYKEDKRKTTCDLHGELAVIFKDHQDLLKEFTRKFPNYDKVEENVVEDEKPTLSIPKWKQTYLGCFIALLFCTIMCSVIFVYFLSCHDEITRKTKMYSFCFLGLVVISFIANVFHQPYNIICMKEYLIKRVSKILPIGDGWFVQKETFRCDLCHKFVQENVVMPLMGEKMGVVVQTICAVVIGFTMGLMFTWRVAIAMTLLHLIIIVCFNKRGFLKIMPSKNIKNHDD